The Devosia sp. A16 genome includes a window with the following:
- a CDS encoding ArsR/SmtB family transcription factor: MHDDDIANVMRALGHPVRLNILRILAAQRAGDCCCTDVTQNLSLAQSTVSQHIKVLLDAGLVERHPKGTRNCYSLRADRLADFGIACSGLFTGLTDHPVKELA, translated from the coding sequence ATGCACGACGACGACATCGCCAATGTGATGCGGGCGCTCGGACACCCCGTCCGGCTCAACATCCTGCGCATCCTCGCCGCCCAGCGCGCCGGCGATTGCTGCTGCACCGATGTCACACAGAACCTGTCATTGGCCCAGTCCACCGTGAGCCAGCACATCAAGGTGCTGCTCGATGCCGGCCTGGTGGAGCGTCACCCCAAGGGCACCCGCAACTGCTACTCGTTGCGCGCCGATCGGCTGGCCGATTTCGGCATTGCCTGCAGCGGTCTGTTCACCGGCCTCACCGATCACCCGGTCAAAGAGCTAGCCTGA
- a CDS encoding acyltransferase, with protein MTSSASRNASLDALRVLSLFGIVTLHVAGGGFADNKPLGFVVDELSRFAVPVFFLMSAYFWKDADLAAPLRLAGKVARRVMPAFAVVLAITVALRLLEGDRPGFELTPDGLLLLLWSGGPAFHLWFLPALVLGSAIVATLIKFTGLRWTLAIALVLYGVGTTIGAYSKPLLGHGFPFWMDRNGLFFAPVFLVAGIVLRRNRTALAGLPVPAIVASLVLFAALHLSEGYFVVGRYALGHDYSLATLGYALSVAVLFMRLELKSPIWSTLGQATFGAYLIHLLVLQVLAGDLGLGRHSLLMIGLGFSISLGLAVAWRAGRPKLVRAPVKA; from the coding sequence ATGACCTCATCCGCTTCCCGCAACGCTTCCCTCGACGCCCTGCGCGTCCTGAGCCTGTTCGGCATCGTCACCCTGCATGTCGCCGGTGGCGGCTTCGCCGACAACAAGCCGCTCGGCTTCGTCGTCGATGAGCTGAGCCGCTTCGCCGTGCCGGTGTTCTTCCTGATGTCGGCCTATTTCTGGAAGGACGCCGACCTCGCCGCGCCGCTCCGGCTGGCCGGCAAGGTGGCTCGCCGGGTGATGCCGGCGTTTGCGGTTGTCCTCGCCATCACCGTGGCACTGCGCCTGCTCGAGGGCGATCGGCCCGGCTTCGAGCTGACGCCGGATGGTCTGCTGTTGCTCCTCTGGTCCGGTGGGCCGGCCTTCCACCTGTGGTTCCTGCCCGCCCTGGTGCTCGGCAGCGCCATTGTTGCAACGCTGATCAAATTCACCGGCCTGCGCTGGACCCTCGCCATCGCGCTAGTCCTCTACGGCGTCGGCACCACCATCGGCGCCTACTCAAAGCCGCTGTTGGGCCATGGCTTCCCGTTCTGGATGGATCGCAACGGGCTGTTCTTCGCGCCGGTCTTTCTCGTCGCTGGCATCGTGCTGCGCCGCAACCGTACCGCGCTGGCCGGCCTGCCGGTCCCGGCGATCGTCGCATCGCTGGTGCTCTTTGCGGCCCTGCATCTTTCTGAAGGCTATTTCGTCGTCGGCCGCTATGCCCTGGGTCACGATTACTCGCTCGCGACCCTCGGCTACGCCCTCTCGGTGGCGGTGCTGTTCATGCGCCTCGAACTGAAGAGCCCGATCTGGTCGACCCTCGGCCAAGCTACCTTCGGCGCTTACCTCATTCACCTGTTGGTCCTGCAAGTCCTCGCCGGCGATCTGGGTCTCGGCCGCCACTCTCTGCTGATGATCGGCCTCGGCTTCAGCATCAGCCTTGGTCTGGCCGTGGCGTGGAGGGCAGGGCGGCCAAAGTTGGTTCGCGCCCCGGTAAAGGCATGA
- a CDS encoding efflux RND transporter permease subunit, with translation MMNFLERVLRMPRVVLTVMALLLLAGFSAYVSLPKESFPAIDIPYFYVSTSQTGVSPRDAERLLAKPIEDRVKDIDGLKNYTSTSSTGHASVFLEFDVNADADKALADIRAKLDGVAGELPDDATVPSVTEISFTDMPSISVAVYGDVPERTLVQRAKDLKEELEAIPTVQSVSISGSRDEMLAVTIDMNRLEAYNLTAGQLLDALAKNNMVVPGGTLDTGRGSFNVEVPGLITTAQDVYSLPIKADGDNVVTFGDVATVTRTFKDATEYAHVNGQQAITLGVIKKLGTNVIDISDKVRAVTTEFTKDWPSGIQHSFLVDQADSTKNLFRSLEAAVLTAVALVMITCVATLGVRPALMIGTSIPISFMIAFLVVQMLGMTINMMIMFGLVLAVGVLVDDPIVVVEYAERKLQEGVSKKEAFILAARKMFVPVVSATFTTLGAFIPLLFWPGIIGKFMSYLPIIVIVVMCASLLSALVFMPVIGAIIASSHVDPKAKEAADVVMYPDKFDVKKVKGPTGVYVRTLQHLIRHPILSLLTGFTIVGFMFYAYIAHPTGMEAFPASEAEFGTVNVIARGNYSPTEIRDMLVEVENQILQVQGVQDSIMTFAGGGSSFSSGGPPDTIGQFNLQLQPWNERVKAEEIFQNIRDRVKDISGLEVQIAAQENGPPAGKAINLTVESTNYADLTPVVTKLRNYVENDLGDTIDVEDGRPSPGIDWEVTIDRVAAAKYGIGVRELSPYVQLVTSGVKLGSYRPDDADDELDIRVRLPLDERSFDSLDSLRIVTAQGLVPVSNFIKREAVPKVANISRKNGVYVMGVAANLAPGVPADAKVAQLKTWVAEQGFPSTTKVAFGGADEQIGDTNAFIMQALGAALFIIFLVLLLEYNSFYQVLVTLSTVVMSLAGVMLGMTITGMSFSAIMTGLGIVALAGIVVKNGIVLIDTYNHYNRGDGVEPTKAMLITAAQRVRPVLLTATVTALGVIPMAVNVEFDFIRREIVWGGLAGSWFTHLSAALVSGLFVSTALTLVMVPVMITAPSVIRHGWIGRLFGAVFGAIGNAIAWPFRAIFGRRKHTAVTPEGETVEIPADIDSSKRFIKTEGSGLVETEQDGVTVVSRQAAE, from the coding sequence ATGATGAATTTCCTCGAACGCGTCCTGCGCATGCCGCGGGTCGTGTTGACGGTGATGGCGCTGCTGCTCCTCGCCGGTTTCAGCGCATATGTGTCGTTGCCCAAGGAGAGTTTCCCGGCGATCGACATCCCGTATTTCTACGTGTCGACCAGCCAGACCGGCGTCTCTCCGCGTGACGCGGAGCGGCTGCTGGCCAAGCCGATCGAGGATCGCGTCAAGGACATCGACGGGCTGAAGAATTACACTTCGACCTCGTCGACCGGCCACGCCTCGGTGTTCCTCGAGTTCGACGTCAACGCCGACGCCGACAAGGCGCTGGCCGACATCCGCGCCAAGCTCGACGGCGTCGCCGGCGAGCTGCCGGACGACGCGACCGTGCCGTCAGTGACGGAAATCTCGTTCACCGACATGCCGTCGATCTCGGTGGCGGTCTATGGCGACGTGCCTGAGCGCACCCTGGTGCAACGCGCCAAGGATCTCAAGGAAGAGCTCGAAGCGATCCCGACAGTGCAGAGCGTGAGCATTTCCGGCTCGCGCGACGAAATGCTGGCTGTGACCATCGATATGAACCGGCTGGAGGCCTATAACCTCACTGCCGGGCAACTGCTCGACGCGCTGGCCAAGAACAACATGGTGGTGCCGGGCGGCACGCTCGATACCGGACGGGGTTCGTTCAACGTCGAGGTGCCGGGCCTCATCACCACGGCGCAGGACGTCTACTCGCTGCCGATCAAGGCGGATGGCGACAATGTCGTGACCTTCGGCGACGTGGCGACGGTGACGCGCACCTTCAAGGACGCGACCGAATACGCGCACGTCAATGGCCAGCAGGCGATCACGCTGGGTGTGATCAAGAAGCTCGGCACCAACGTCATCGATATCTCCGACAAGGTCCGCGCCGTCACCACCGAGTTCACCAAGGACTGGCCGTCCGGCATCCAGCACAGCTTCCTCGTCGATCAGGCAGATTCCACCAAGAACCTGTTCCGCTCGCTCGAAGCGGCCGTGCTGACCGCCGTGGCGCTGGTGATGATCACCTGCGTCGCCACGCTCGGCGTGCGCCCGGCGCTGATGATCGGCACCTCGATCCCGATCTCGTTCATGATCGCGTTCCTCGTGGTCCAGATGCTCGGCATGACCATCAACATGATGATCATGTTCGGCCTGGTGCTGGCAGTGGGCGTGCTCGTCGACGACCCGATCGTGGTGGTGGAGTACGCAGAACGAAAGCTGCAGGAAGGCGTCAGCAAGAAAGAGGCGTTCATCCTTGCGGCGCGCAAGATGTTCGTGCCGGTGGTTTCGGCCACCTTCACGACGCTGGGCGCGTTTATCCCGCTGCTGTTCTGGCCGGGCATCATCGGCAAGTTCATGAGCTACCTGCCGATCATCGTGATCGTGGTGATGTGCGCCTCGCTGCTGTCGGCGCTGGTGTTCATGCCGGTGATCGGTGCGATCATCGCCTCGAGCCATGTCGACCCCAAGGCCAAGGAAGCCGCGGACGTCGTCATGTATCCGGACAAGTTCGATGTGAAGAAGGTGAAGGGTCCGACGGGCGTCTATGTGCGCACGCTGCAGCACCTGATCCGCCATCCGATCCTGTCGTTGCTCACCGGTTTCACCATCGTCGGCTTCATGTTCTACGCCTACATCGCCCACCCGACCGGCATGGAAGCCTTCCCGGCCTCGGAAGCCGAGTTCGGCACGGTCAACGTGATCGCCCGCGGCAACTATTCGCCGACGGAAATCCGCGACATGCTGGTGGAAGTCGAGAACCAGATCCTGCAGGTGCAGGGTGTGCAGGACTCGATCATGACCTTCGCCGGTGGTGGCAGCAGCTTCTCGAGCGGCGGTCCGCCGGACACCATCGGGCAGTTCAACCTGCAGCTGCAGCCGTGGAACGAGCGCGTCAAGGCCGAAGAGATCTTCCAGAACATCCGTGACCGGGTGAAGGATATCTCTGGCCTCGAGGTGCAGATCGCGGCGCAGGAGAACGGTCCGCCGGCCGGCAAGGCCATCAACCTGACGGTCGAAAGCACCAACTATGCCGACCTGACGCCGGTGGTGACCAAACTGCGCAACTATGTGGAGAATGACCTTGGCGATACCATCGACGTGGAAGACGGACGTCCCTCCCCAGGCATCGACTGGGAAGTGACGATCGATCGCGTCGCCGCCGCCAAGTACGGCATCGGCGTGCGCGAGCTCAGCCCCTATGTCCAGTTGGTGACCTCGGGCGTGAAGCTTGGCTCATACCGGCCGGACGACGCCGACGACGAACTGGATATCCGCGTCCGCCTGCCGCTGGACGAGCGCAGCTTCGACAGCCTCGACTCGCTGCGGATCGTCACGGCCCAGGGTCTGGTGCCGGTGTCGAACTTCATCAAGCGTGAGGCGGTGCCGAAGGTCGCCAATATCAGCCGGAAGAACGGCGTCTATGTAATGGGCGTCGCCGCCAACCTGGCGCCGGGCGTGCCGGCTGATGCCAAGGTCGCCCAGCTGAAGACCTGGGTGGCCGAGCAGGGCTTCCCCTCGACCACCAAGGTGGCGTTCGGCGGTGCTGACGAGCAGATCGGCGACACCAATGCCTTCATCATGCAGGCATTGGGGGCTGCGCTGTTCATCATCTTCCTGGTGCTGCTGCTCGAGTACAACAGCTTCTACCAGGTGCTGGTGACGCTCTCGACCGTGGTCATGTCGCTGGCCGGCGTGATGCTGGGCATGACGATCACCGGGATGAGCTTCTCGGCCATCATGACCGGGCTCGGCATCGTGGCGCTGGCCGGTATCGTGGTGAAGAACGGTATCGTGCTGATCGACACCTACAACCACTACAACCGTGGTGACGGGGTCGAGCCGACCAAGGCGATGCTGATCACCGCAGCCCAGCGCGTGCGGCCGGTGCTGCTCACCGCCACGGTGACGGCCCTGGGCGTGATCCCGATGGCGGTGAACGTCGAGTTCGACTTCATCCGGCGCGAGATCGTCTGGGGTGGCCTCGCCGGTTCGTGGTTCACGCACCTGTCGGCAGCTCTGGTTTCTGGCCTGTTCGTCTCGACCGCCCTCACCTTGGTAATGGTGCCGGTGATGATCACCGCCCCGAGCGTGATCCGTCACGGCTGGATAGGCCGGCTGTTCGGTGCAGTGTTCGGCGCCATCGGCAACGCCATCGCCTGGCCGTTCCGGGCGATCTTCGGCCGGCGCAAGCACACCGCGGTCACGCCGGAAGGCGAGACGGTGGAGATCCCGGCCGACATCGACAGCTCGAAGCGGTTCATCAAGACCGAAGGTTCGGGCCTCGTCGAGACGGAGCAGGACGGCGTGACGGTGGTCAGCCGCCAGGCTGCCGAGTAA
- a CDS encoding ABCB family ABC transporter ATP-binding protein/permease, giving the protein MSSADEATKRPTVSAEEGGLLATVRNLWGYMWPEGRPDLKWRVVLAIGALLVSKVATTLVPFVYKWIIDSLDGTTPDTALVMGVAIPIVLVVAFGVGNIIDAGFQQLRDVLFASVGQHAVRKLALQTFEHLHKLSLRFHLARRTGGLSRVIERGTKGIETIVRFTMLNTAPTLVEFVITGIIFIVMFGVSYLSVLVVTVWLYLWFTIKASNWRIAIRRDMNDSDTDANGKAIDSLLNFETVKYFANEKMEAQRFDASMEKYERSAIRIWTSLGFLNFGQAVIFYSGTVIILIMAVLGVMNRTLTLGDFVLLNTFLMQIYRPLNFIGFVYREIRQGLTDIEEMFKLLDRAPEIQDKPGAKPLAVTGPVVKFEDVKFHYDADRPILKGISFEVPAGKTIAVVGPSGAGKSTISRLLYRFYDVIEGRITIDGQDLRDVTQESLRAAIGMVPQDTVLFNDTIAYNIRYGRPDATEAEVKKAAELAQIGHFIESLPKGYETPVGERGLKLSGGEKQRVAIARTILKGPPILILDEATSALDSKTEEDIKSALDVVSANRTTLVIAHRLSTVVNADEIIVLRDGQIAERGTHHRLLAKQGLYAQMWNRQREASEAEERMQRVANDPEGFVKRGLPAAE; this is encoded by the coding sequence ATGTCTTCCGCCGATGAGGCAACCAAGCGCCCCACCGTCAGCGCGGAGGAGGGTGGCCTGCTTGCCACTGTACGAAACCTCTGGGGCTACATGTGGCCCGAGGGTCGCCCCGATCTGAAGTGGCGCGTCGTCCTCGCCATCGGCGCCTTGCTGGTGTCGAAGGTGGCGACCACCCTGGTGCCCTTCGTCTACAAGTGGATCATCGACAGCCTCGACGGCACGACGCCTGATACCGCGCTGGTCATGGGCGTTGCCATTCCCATCGTGCTGGTCGTCGCCTTCGGCGTCGGCAACATCATCGATGCCGGCTTCCAGCAATTGCGCGACGTACTGTTCGCCTCGGTCGGCCAGCATGCGGTTCGCAAACTGGCGCTGCAGACCTTCGAACATCTGCACAAGCTGTCACTGCGCTTCCACCTTGCCCGCCGCACCGGCGGCCTGAGCCGGGTCATCGAACGCGGCACCAAGGGTATCGAGACCATCGTGCGCTTCACGATGCTCAACACCGCGCCCACGCTGGTCGAGTTCGTCATCACCGGCATCATCTTCATCGTCATGTTCGGCGTCAGCTACCTCAGCGTGCTGGTCGTCACGGTCTGGCTTTACCTGTGGTTCACCATCAAGGCGTCGAACTGGCGTATCGCCATTCGCCGCGACATGAACGACAGCGACACCGATGCCAACGGCAAGGCCATCGACAGCCTGCTGAATTTCGAGACGGTGAAGTACTTCGCCAACGAGAAGATGGAGGCACAACGCTTCGATGCCTCGATGGAGAAGTATGAACGCTCCGCCATCCGCATCTGGACCTCGCTCGGCTTCCTGAACTTCGGTCAAGCGGTGATCTTCTATTCCGGCACGGTGATCATCCTGATCATGGCTGTATTGGGGGTGATGAACCGCACGCTGACGCTGGGCGATTTCGTGCTGCTCAACACCTTCCTGATGCAGATCTACCGGCCGCTCAATTTCATCGGCTTCGTCTATCGCGAGATCCGGCAGGGGCTCACCGATATCGAGGAAATGTTCAAGCTGCTGGATCGGGCTCCGGAGATCCAGGACAAGCCGGGCGCCAAGCCGCTTGCCGTCACCGGCCCGGTGGTGAAGTTCGAGGATGTGAAGTTCCACTACGATGCGGATCGCCCGATCCTCAAGGGCATCAGCTTCGAGGTACCGGCGGGCAAGACCATAGCGGTGGTCGGGCCGTCGGGTGCCGGTAAATCCACCATCTCGCGGCTGCTCTATCGCTTCTACGATGTCATCGAAGGGCGGATCACCATCGACGGCCAGGACCTGCGTGACGTCACCCAGGAGAGCCTGCGCGCCGCCATCGGCATGGTGCCGCAGGACACGGTGCTGTTCAACGACACCATCGCCTACAACATCCGCTATGGTCGCCCGGACGCGACCGAGGCGGAGGTGAAGAAAGCCGCCGAGCTGGCGCAGATCGGCCACTTCATCGAGAGCCTGCCCAAGGGCTACGAGACGCCGGTGGGCGAGCGTGGCCTCAAGCTCTCGGGCGGCGAGAAGCAGCGCGTCGCCATCGCCCGCACCATCCTGAAGGGACCGCCGATCCTGATTCTCGACGAGGCGACTTCTGCCCTCGATTCCAAGACCGAGGAAGACATCAAGTCCGCCCTCGACGTGGTCTCGGCCAACCGCACCACCCTGGTCATCGCCCATCGGCTCTCCACCGTCGTCAATGCCGACGAGATCATCGTCCTGCGCGACGGTCAGATCGCCGAGCGCGGCACCCACCATCGCCTGCTGGCCAAGCAGGGGCTCTATGCCCAGATGTGGAACCGCCAGCGCGAGGCCTCGGAGGCCGAAGAGCGCATGCAGCGCGTCGCCAACGACCCCGAAGGCTTCGTCAAGCGCGGTCTGCCCGCGGCGGAGTAG